The sequence below is a genomic window from Rhodococcus sp. 4CII.
GACCACCCGCTCGAATTGCACGTCCGCGTGCGCGAACGCACGTAACTCGAGGTCGCGGGACCGTCGCACCACCTCGGCCAGGGTGTCCGCAGCGTCGACCCGGGTCCGTAGAACCACGGTGTTGACGAACATCCCCACCACGTCGTCGAGTTCCGGGTCGCTCCGACCGGCGACCGGTGTCCCGACGGCGACGTCGGAGTCGCCGCTCAGCCGCGCGATCGCCATCGACACCGCCGACCGCAGCGCGGTGAACACCGTGGCGTGGTGCCGGTGCGCGAGCGACGACAGCGCGTGATGCGTGGATCCGTCGATCGCGAAGGACTCCCGGCCGGCGCCGTACGTCCAGGTCTGCGGCCGGGGTCGGTCGAGGGGCAGCCCGACGGCACCGGGGAGCCCCGTCAGTTCCTCCGCCCAGAACGCCAGTTGCCGCGACGCGAGGCTGTCCGGGTCGTCCTCGGTGCCGAGGAGTTCGCGCCGCCACACGCTGTACTGCGGGTACGTCACCCGATTCGGCTCCCGGTCCGGTTCGGCGCCCGCGGATCTGCTCGCGTAGGCGGCGACGAGATCACGAGCCACCAGTGCCAGCGACCATCCGTCCGCGGCGATGTGATGGATGACGCAGGCCAGGAGATGCTCGCTCGGGCCCAGTGCGAAGAGTTCGGCGCGCAGTGGCGGTTCCGACCGCACATCGAACGGCGCCGCCAGCATCCGGTCCACCCGTGCGCGGACGTCCCCGGTTCCGACCGGACCCGGGACCAGATCGGGGAGGGCGTCCTCGACGGACAGCAGGTGTTGATACGGTCCGTCGGCCGAATCCGGGAATGTGGTGCGCAACGAGTCGTGCCGGGTGAGGACGTCCCCGACCGCGGCGCGCAGGTCGGCGACATCGACCGGGCCGGACACCCGGACGGTGAACGGAATGTTGTAGAGGGCAGGCGAGGTGGCGGTGCGGTCGATGTACTGCTGCGACGGCGACAACGGTGCCCGCTCGGGCACCACGGTGTCGGCGACACCCGGCGGGCGCGGTATGCCGCCGCCCGGACCGGTCCCGTCGATCACCACCGCCAGTCCCGCGGGAGTCGGGGTTTCGAACAGCTCCCGCACGCCGACGCTCGTCCCCAGCGTCGCGTTGAGCCGCGCGACCACCCTCGTCGCCGACAGCGAGTCACCGCCGAGGTCGAAGAACGAGTCGTCCGCGGCGACCGAGGGCACACCGAGCAGTCGGCCGAACACGTCGGCCACCACGCGTTCGGTCTCGGTCACCGGTGCGCGCCGGGGAACGGACGTGGTGCCGAAGTCGGGGCGGGGGAGCGCGTCCCGGTCCAGCTTCTTCGTCGGGGTGAGGGGAACCGCGTCCAGGGCCGTGATCGACTTCGGGACCATGTACTCGGGCAGGAACCGGCCGAGGTCGCGTCTCGCCGAGTCGGGCGTGGTCTGCGATCCGCCGCGCACCATGATGTAGGACACCAGCGCCGGGTCCCCCGCCGCGGTCCGGTGCACGATCGTGGTGGCGAAGACGATGTCCGGGTTTCGCCGCAGCGCGGCATCGATCTCGCCGAGCTCGATGCGGAAGCCGCGGATCTTCACCTGATCGTCGGTGCGCTCGAGGAATTCGAGGGTGCCGTCGACGGTCCAGCGGACCAGGTCGCCGGTGCGAAACATGCGCGAGCCCGGCTTCCCCAACGGGTCCGCGACGAAGCGGGTGCCGGTCAGCGCCGGTCGCCGATGGTATCCGCGGGCCAGCGCCGCCGTCGCGAGGTACAGCTCCCCGGCGGCGCCCGGCGGGAGCGGACGCAGCCGGCGATCGAGGACCGTCGCCCGCACGCCGCGCATCAGGGAGCCGATCGTCAGCCGACCGCCGGGGTCGATGGGGTCGGTGAGAGTGACGCTGCATGTGGTTTCGGTGGGCCCGTACGCATTCCGCATCACCCGGCCGGACGCCCACCGGCGCACCAGGTCCGGCGGGCACACCTCGCCGCCGACGAGGACCAGTTCCAGTGCGTCCAGGCCGCCGGGATCCACCGTCGCCAGCGCGGACGGCGTGGACAGCAGGTGCGTGATCCGCTCGGCGCGCAGCAGCTCGCGCAGTTCCTCCCCGCCGTACACGTCGGGTGGCGCGATCACCAGGGTCGCACCGCCGGTGCAGGCGGCCAGGACCTCGACCACTGCGGTATCGAAGCTGGGCGACGCGAAGTGGAGGACACGCGCATTCGGGGTGACGGCGTACTTGTCGCGAATCTCCCGCACCAGATTGGCGAGACCGTCGTGCGTGACGACGACACCTTTCGGCACCCCGGTCGAGCCGGAGGTGTAGATCATGTAGGCGGGGTGTTCGACGCGGAGAGGCCTCGGACGTTCCGCGGCCACGTCCGGCGGATCCTCGTCGAGGGTCAGCCACCGGAGGGTGCCCGGCAGCCGATCGCGCTCCGAGCGCACGGTCAGTCCCAGCGTCGCACCCGAGTCGCCGAGCGTGTAGCGGATCCGGTCCAGGGGGTGGGTCGGATCGACCGGAACGTAGGCGGCGCCGGACCGGGCCACCGCCCACAATGCGAGTACCGACTCGTACGACCGCGGAATGGACACCGCCACCGGGCTCTCCGGTCCGAGCCCGTGACCGGCGAGCACCCGCGCCCACCGGTCCGCGGCGGCACCGATCTCCCGATAGGACACCGTCCGCCCCCGGTCCCGGACCGCGACGGTATCGGGGTGGACGGAGGCGGACTCCGCGAGAATCCGGTCCAGCGTCGCGGGTTCGGCATCCGGTAATCCGCACGCCGGGGCGAACGACTCCCGTTCGGAGTCGTGGAACAGGTCGAGTTCGGCGACCCGTCGGTCGGTGTCCGTCGCCGCGTGGAATCGGTCGAGGAACATCATGAACCGGCGATGATGCCCGGTCACCTCGTCCTCGTCGTACAGCGCCGGATTCGCCTCCATGTCGATCCGCGGCACCGAACCGGGTGTGCCCGGATAGATGTTGACCGACAGATCCGCGGTGGGGCCCGTCGTCAGCACCTGCACCTGTCCGGAGACCGGGCCGAGCGTGATCTCCTGCGTGAACAGCATCAGGTTGAGCACCGGGCCGAAGTGGGCGAGACCCGTTCCGGCGGAGGCAATGTCCTTACCGATGTCCTCGCGGCGATACCGCTGGTGACGGAGCGCCTCCGTCACCGACGTTCGGGCCGTCCGCACGGTCTCGCGCACGGTGCCGGTGCCCACCCCGCGCATCAGCAGCGGGAGCACGTTCGACACGGAACCGCCGGAGTCGCGCAGCCGCGCCGACGTCCGGGCGGACACCGGCAGGGACAGGACCACGTCATCGGCGTCCCTCATCCGGGCGAGGTACGCGGCGAACGCCGCAATCACCACCACGGTCGGGCTGTCACGGATCCCGCCCGCGCGGCCGCGCACGACCAGCGCCGGGGCGTTCACCTCGCGGTATGTGCGGCCGTCGGCGGGCGGTAGGTCGCGTATCCGGCGCCGCCAGTACGCGCGGTCGCGTTCGAAGCGCGGGGAGGATCGATATTCGGCGTCCTCCCGCACGATCCGCTCCGGATCGACCACCCGGCGCTCCGGGGGCACCTGGTCGCCGATCCCCGCCACATACAGTTCGGCCGTGCGGCGCATCAGCATCATCGCCGCATATCCGTCCATCGCGATGTGATGGGCACGGGTGTACCAGAACACTCGGTCGTCGGACACGCGGACGATCGTCGACAGGACCAGCGACGGCCCGTACATGTCGATGGGGGAGTTGCAGTCCTGCCGCATCCACCGCTCCGCCGCGTCGACCGGGTCGCGCTCCCGGCGGAGATCGACCACCGGCACCCGCTGCGGCGCCCCGGCATCGACGACCTGGTGCGGGCGACCGTCGATATCGGTCAGGGTGAACGATCCCAGTTCACGGACGGCCCGGGCACACGACTCCGTCAGGAGGTCCAGGCGGACGGGCCCGCGCAGGTCGACGTACTGGGCGATCACGTACGGGATCCGGGGCGTGAGCTGCTGAGCGAACCAGATGGCGTGCTGCGCAGCAGTCAACGCGAGCACCCGCATCGGTGCCTCCTCACGCATGATCGAGCCCAGGGACGGGTGATCGTCGATCCTGTCACACCGAAGCTGTGTGCGCGCTGAGAACGCCGGCGCCGCCGCGCTCCGTTCGGGGAGTCGCGGCGGCGCCGGCGTCCGCAGGCTAGTGCGCGAGAACGACCGCCCCGTCCCCGTCGGCCGCGGCCGACGCACCCGGCGCGCTCAATTGCTCGATCCGGCGGGGCAGCGCGAGGGCCACGACCGCGCCGAGCAGCGCCGAGATCGCGCCGATGACGAACGCGATGGTGATACCGGTGTCCGTGTAGAAGACCGCGCCCTGCACGACGGTCGCGATGTGCGAGTTCAGCACGGAGAAGGCGATCACCGGCAGGATGGCGGGCAGGATGCTCTGGAACACCGCCACCATGCTCGCCGTCGTCGCCTGCAGTTGCGGCGGCACCGCGGCGATGAGCAGGTTCGGGACGGCGGCGTAGCCCATGCCCATGCCGACGCCGAGGAGGGCGGCGAATCCGATGAGGAGCGCCTTGTCGTCGTGGATCGTTGCCGTGAGCAGGCAGGCCGCACCCATCGCGAGCATGCCCACGACCATCAGGATCCGCGGGCGGACGTTGCGGGGCACCAGGGTTCCGACGATCAGTCCGCCGATCACCACCGCGCCACCCAGCGGCGCCTGGAAGATCGCGAATCCTTCGGCGCTGATCCCGAATCCGTAACCTAGCCCCAGGATTGCCGGGGTCATGCACATCATCGGGAGCATGATCGTGAACACCGAAGACGTGCCGTAGCAGAGTCCCGCGCCGAGCGCCGTCAGGAACACCGGGCGCTTGCCGAAGAACCGGATGTCGACCAACGGGTCCGCGAGCAGGCGGGCGGACACGATCCACGCGACCAGCAGGGCGACACCGCCGGCGACGAAGCCGATCGTGGAACCGGACGTCCAGCCCCACGACGGTCCGAAGCTCACCCCGACGAGAATGCCCGCGACCCCGGCGCCCAGGAGCGCCGCGCCCATCAGATCGATGCGGGAGCGCAGACGCACCGACGACTCGGCCGTCGTCACCCGGATCAGCACGCTGAGGATCACCAGCCCGGCGAGGAAGAACCAGAAGATGCTGCGGAAGCCGAAGTTGTCGATCAGCCAGCCGGTGAAGAACGGCGCGGGAATCGCGATGAGGCCCATGCCGCTCGTGGCGATGCTGACCGCCAACGCCACCGTCCGGGTGGGGAAGACGTCACGAATGAGCGAATAGCTCAGGAACAGGCAGGGCACGAGCAGACCCGTCAGGGAGCGGCCCGCGATCAACACCGCGTATGTCGGCGCGACCGCGGAGATCAGCGACCCCAGGGCCGACAGGCCGACGGCCGTCAGCAGAAGCCTGCGCTTGCCGTGCGTGTCGGCGAGTTTGCCGATCAGTGGGCACGTGACGGCCCCCACCAGCAGGAACGACGTGAGCAGCCACGCACCCTGGGTTGTCTGGTAGTGGGTGACGATCTGCGGCAACGCGATCGAGATCATCATGTAGCTGACCGCGAGCATCTCCAGGAGCAACACGATCGAGGCGAGCGAGAAGATCAGGCGCGGCGTCCAACGCTCGGCAGTGCTGTCCTGCTGTCGCGTGTGAGCCGATCCGCCGCTGGGCGCATGGGTGACCATTATCGAGGTCCTTTCGGATACCTGCACGGGATGTCGGAGCCTCGCCGCGACGTTGACGGAAGGCCCGAGCCTGGCGGTAGGGGTGGGTGGTCACATTCGGTGGTCGACATCTCGAATGTGTAATTGACATCACAGTTCCCGGACCTGCGGCACGCCATGCGCCGTTCCGCCCAGCGGGAGGCCGCCGCGTCCGCCGTGCACGCGCACGCGGGAAGAGCCCAGTTCACGACCCCGAATCGGGCGTAGCAGACATGTCGGTCGGTTTCATCGCCCGGACGCATCAGTTGACGCGAACCACTGATTCCGGCTCCGCCCTCGAGCGAGGATTACTCCATGGCCGACATCGAGGGCGAGAAGCAGTTCCGCCGGCTGAGGACGCCGCGATCGGCGGCCGTCGCGGGCATCGTCTTCGCCGCACTCTTCGCCACCAGCCTGGTCCTGGTGCACACCGCGCTGCCCGCCGACCCGTTCGACGAGACACCGTGGGTGGGAACCGGGGAGACCCGGATCAAGACGGCCCTCGTGCTCGCCCCCTTCTCCGGTATCGCCTTCCTCTGGTTCATCGGCGTCATCCGTGACCGCCTCGGCGACCTCGAGGACCGCTTCTTCGCGACCGTCTTCCTGGGCAGTGGGTTGCTGTTCCTCGCCATGGGTTTCGTCTCGATGGGCGTCGCGGGCGGTGTCCTCGCCATCGCCCGGCACTCCGGCAGCTCCGCGGACGAGATCGTCTACTTCGGTCGCGAGATCATGCTGCAGATCAACCACGTCTACGCGCTCCGGATGGCCGCGGTGTTCATGATCTCGCTGGGAACGATCTGGCTCCGGACGGGACTGATGCCGCGGTGGCTCGTCGTCACCACCTATGTGGTGGCGCTGTCCCTGCTGTTCGTGGTCACCTTCAGCCTGTGGACGACGCTGGCATTCCCGGCCTGGGTCGGGGTGATCAGCGTCTACATCCTCGTCACCGGACGCCGCGCGACGGCCGAAGCCACCCGAACCGCGTCAGGGTGACGGCATTCGCTCAGGTGCGCGACGGGGTCGTGGAGAAGAAGTCGTCGATGATGCGCACCACCGCGGCGGGATCCTCCAGATGGGGATAATGCCCGACACCGTCCAGGACGGCGAGCCTGCTGCCGGGCATCGCCGCGTGAGCGGCGTACCCGTGCGCGACTGGGATGATGCCGTCCGAATCACCCCAGATCAGTTGCGTGGGCAGACCCGCATTGAGGTACAGCCGGTTCAGTGCGCTCACCGCCTGCCCCCGGTGATCGACCACGGCGCGCAACGTCCGCAGGAACGCCTGACGAGTCTGCGGATCGGACAGCGACGCGTAGGCGTGCCACATCTCGTCGCCGCGCACCGACTGGATCCCGATCGCCGCCAGCCAGCCGCGGACCTTGTCGCCGGCGTCGCGAATCGCGGCGGGCGCCACCAACGGCAGTAGGAACTCCGACCCCGGCGCGGCCAGCAACCGCAGTGTCCAGTTCACGTCCGGCCCCAGCCCGCCGCTGCCGATGAGAACCAGGCGGTCGCACAGGTCGGGGTGCTGATAGCTGAACTGCATCGCCACCCCGCCGCCGAGGGACTGCCCGACCACGGTCACCCGTTCGATGTCCAGTTCCCGCAACAGGTCGCGCAGCCACGCGGCGAACGCGCCCAGCGAGTAGTCGCCGCGCGGTTTGGCCGAGTCACCGTGACCGGGCAGGTCCGGTGCCACCACCCGGTACCGCTGCTCCAGCTGCGGAAGAACCGCACGCCACGTCGCGGAACTGCCCGCCATCCCGTGGACCAGCAGCAGCGCCTCGCCCTCACCGGCCATCCGATAGGCGACGTCGTCCCCGTGCAGCGCGACATGTCGGAGCTGGGACATACAGCGACCTCCCGATCGGGTGATGCAGTGGTGTCGACGGTAACGATAGGGGAGTTCCGCTCGATATCGTCATCAGTTGCGGCGCGGGAACTTGATCTCGGCCGCCAGTTGATCTATCCGGCACACCCGTCGCGAGGCGCGAAAGCAGGAGGAATCCGCATGAACTCTGTGTCGAGTCCGGCCGCCGCCCGTCCCCGTGTACTGCTCATCGACGCCGACGTGGAGAGATCTATCGTCGATCGCTTGCGGGATGCGGGCTTCTTCGTCACACGCACCTATGCGGAACCGGTGCGGTCGCGGATCGAACCACCCGACGTCGTGATCGTCGACGCCCGATCACCCCACCTTGACGCCCTCACCACCGTGCGAGGATTGAAGGCGATGCGGTTCGCGCTCGCCGTCGTCGTGATCGGCACCTTCCGTTCCGGCAACCGTCGCAGCGATCTCCTCGAGGCCGGCGCCGACGACGTGATGGAGATGCCCGTCGGCGCCGACGAACTCGTCGCCCGGCTTCGCGCCATCCTCCGGCGCGTGAAGCCCGACGTGCCCGACACCGCACAGGCCGACACACAGGACCTCTGCCTCTGCGACGAGCATCACGAACCCGATCACGACGGGCTGCGCAC
It includes:
- a CDS encoding non-ribosomal peptide synthetase, yielding MREEAPMRVLALTAAQHAIWFAQQLTPRIPYVIAQYVDLRGPVRLDLLTESCARAVRELGSFTLTDIDGRPHQVVDAGAPQRVPVVDLRRERDPVDAAERWMRQDCNSPIDMYGPSLVLSTIVRVSDDRVFWYTRAHHIAMDGYAAMMLMRRTAELYVAGIGDQVPPERRVVDPERIVREDAEYRSSPRFERDRAYWRRRIRDLPPADGRTYREVNAPALVVRGRAGGIRDSPTVVVIAAFAAYLARMRDADDVVLSLPVSARTSARLRDSGGSVSNVLPLLMRGVGTGTVRETVRTARTSVTEALRHQRYRREDIGKDIASAGTGLAHFGPVLNLMLFTQEITLGPVSGQVQVLTTGPTADLSVNIYPGTPGSVPRIDMEANPALYDEDEVTGHHRRFMMFLDRFHAATDTDRRVAELDLFHDSERESFAPACGLPDAEPATLDRILAESASVHPDTVAVRDRGRTVSYREIGAAADRWARVLAGHGLGPESPVAVSIPRSYESVLALWAVARSGAAYVPVDPTHPLDRIRYTLGDSGATLGLTVRSERDRLPGTLRWLTLDEDPPDVAAERPRPLRVEHPAYMIYTSGSTGVPKGVVVTHDGLANLVREIRDKYAVTPNARVLHFASPSFDTAVVEVLAACTGGATLVIAPPDVYGGEELRELLRAERITHLLSTPSALATVDPGGLDALELVLVGGEVCPPDLVRRWASGRVMRNAYGPTETTCSVTLTDPIDPGGRLTIGSLMRGVRATVLDRRLRPLPPGAAGELYLATAALARGYHRRPALTGTRFVADPLGKPGSRMFRTGDLVRWTVDGTLEFLERTDDQVKIRGFRIELGEIDAALRRNPDIVFATTIVHRTAAGDPALVSYIMVRGGSQTTPDSARRDLGRFLPEYMVPKSITALDAVPLTPTKKLDRDALPRPDFGTTSVPRRAPVTETERVVADVFGRLLGVPSVAADDSFFDLGGDSLSATRVVARLNATLGTSVGVRELFETPTPAGLAVVIDGTGPGGGIPRPPGVADTVVPERAPLSPSQQYIDRTATSPALYNIPFTVRVSGPVDVADLRAAVGDVLTRHDSLRTTFPDSADGPYQHLLSVEDALPDLVPGPVGTGDVRARVDRMLAAPFDVRSEPPLRAELFALGPSEHLLACVIHHIAADGWSLALVARDLVAAYASRSAGAEPDREPNRVTYPQYSVWRRELLGTEDDPDSLASRQLAFWAEELTGLPGAVGLPLDRPRPQTWTYGAGRESFAIDGSTHHALSSLAHRHHATVFTALRSAVSMAIARLSGDSDVAVGTPVAGRSDPELDDVVGMFVNTVVLRTRVDAADTLAEVVRRSRDLELRAFAHADVQFERVVTVIDPPRSSSLHPFFQVALSLNNFAPATLDVDGLRFDITPRPLDVAKCDLHFHFTERHDTGGHPDGIDAELVYATDLFDATTAASFVDALLTVIGDDHGV
- a CDS encoding response regulator transcription factor codes for the protein MNSVSSPAAARPRVLLIDADVERSIVDRLRDAGFFVTRTYAEPVRSRIEPPDVVIVDARSPHLDALTTVRGLKAMRFALAVVVIGTFRSGNRRSDLLEAGADDVMEMPVGADELVARLRAILRRVKPDVPDTAQADTQDLCLCDEHHEPDHDGLRTTLTRTEFVLFTVLSHNIGRVVTRRDLMLMVWGVTVESKTNVLNAYVCSLRRKLVAVGSPYVVHTVRGVGFSLGEVEHAGNLAPDRQVPVAAS
- a CDS encoding alpha/beta fold hydrolase, which encodes MSQLRHVALHGDDVAYRMAGEGEALLLVHGMAGSSATWRAVLPQLEQRYRVVAPDLPGHGDSAKPRGDYSLGAFAAWLRDLLRELDIERVTVVGQSLGGGVAMQFSYQHPDLCDRLVLIGSGGLGPDVNWTLRLLAAPGSEFLLPLVAPAAIRDAGDKVRGWLAAIGIQSVRGDEMWHAYASLSDPQTRQAFLRTLRAVVDHRGQAVSALNRLYLNAGLPTQLIWGDSDGIIPVAHGYAAHAAMPGSRLAVLDGVGHYPHLEDPAAVVRIIDDFFSTTPSRT
- a CDS encoding MFS transporter, with the translated sequence MMVTHAPSGGSAHTRQQDSTAERWTPRLIFSLASIVLLLEMLAVSYMMISIALPQIVTHYQTTQGAWLLTSFLLVGAVTCPLIGKLADTHGKRRLLLTAVGLSALGSLISAVAPTYAVLIAGRSLTGLLVPCLFLSYSLIRDVFPTRTVALAVSIATSGMGLIAIPAPFFTGWLIDNFGFRSIFWFFLAGLVILSVLIRVTTAESSVRLRSRIDLMGAALLGAGVAGILVGVSFGPSWGWTSGSTIGFVAGGVALLVAWIVSARLLADPLVDIRFFGKRPVFLTALGAGLCYGTSSVFTIMLPMMCMTPAILGLGYGFGISAEGFAIFQAPLGGAVVIGGLIVGTLVPRNVRPRILMVVGMLAMGAACLLTATIHDDKALLIGFAALLGVGMGMGYAAVPNLLIAAVPPQLQATTASMVAVFQSILPAILPVIAFSVLNSHIATVVQGAVFYTDTGITIAFVIGAISALLGAVVALALPRRIEQLSAPGASAAADGDGAVVLAH